From Leptospira venezuelensis, a single genomic window includes:
- a CDS encoding DUF2225 domain-containing protein: MTATALAQGKKISFRNKEDTVCPICSEVHQRESMFQGGGRLIAGKLTQELRRLYEKNKKFGRVSPNDYVLNVCPRCLYTAFPKDWSSLDADELAKLRESAEIRRKNIESIMGPTDFYQERNLILGAASYLLAIECYQSRKVTVAPTPKKAVCAVRGAWYFDDVNTEFPGMGYDKIRDLLYQKSAGWYTDTMEIMQSGSEPVDAASYLLGPDTDKNWGFDGVIYLSAYLTMKFKEELASDAASKLNLLIRAKRTLSRLYGSGKASKSKPSVIIDMAKELYDEYNKIIEEMGGEK; encoded by the coding sequence ATGACAGCAACTGCATTAGCCCAAGGCAAAAAAATCTCGTTTCGCAACAAAGAAGATACGGTCTGCCCTATCTGTAGCGAGGTCCACCAAAGGGAAAGTATGTTCCAGGGGGGAGGGAGGCTGATAGCAGGCAAACTCACCCAGGAATTACGTCGCTTATACGAGAAAAACAAAAAATTTGGCAGAGTTTCGCCAAATGATTACGTTCTAAACGTATGTCCACGATGTCTTTATACTGCATTTCCTAAGGACTGGTCAAGCCTAGATGCAGACGAACTCGCCAAATTGAGAGAATCTGCAGAGATCCGTCGTAAAAACATAGAATCCATCATGGGACCTACTGATTTTTACCAAGAAAGAAACCTGATCCTGGGAGCTGCATCTTATCTATTAGCGATTGAATGTTACCAGTCCAGAAAAGTGACAGTAGCTCCTACACCTAAAAAAGCAGTCTGCGCAGTTAGAGGTGCTTGGTACTTTGATGATGTGAATACTGAGTTTCCAGGTATGGGTTATGACAAGATCCGTGACCTTCTCTACCAAAAATCCGCTGGCTGGTACACGGACACAATGGAAATTATGCAGTCGGGTTCAGAACCTGTGGATGCTGCATCTTACTTACTCGGACCTGATACTGACAAAAACTGGGGATTTGACGGAGTCATTTATCTTTCCGCTTATCTCACAATGAAGTTCAAGGAAGAACTTGCATCGGATGCTGCTTCTAAACTGAACCTTCTCATTCGTGCCAAAAGAACTCTTTCAAGATTGTACGGTTCAGGTAAGGCGTCCAAGTCCAAACCTTCTGTCATCATTGATATGGCCAAAGAACTCTATGACGAATACAATAAGATCATAGAAGAAATGGGCGGAGAGAAATAA
- the truA gene encoding tRNA pseudouridine(38-40) synthase TruA — translation MTEDPRNYALLIEFDGGCFFGYQSQKQSPTVQEEIEKALNTLLKKQTRIWGAGRTDTGVHARGMVVNFKTDSPIPNLSKFLLGMNALTDRGLAIHEITEVPLNFNSQFSCTAREYEYLLVNARFPRPVWKNRAFWYQHRIDVSRLREELELLKGEHDFRSLAKATSMRNRRSTTRVIYDASLLESEEEPGLLRLRIKANGFLHNMVRILTGTLFEIAIEKRKETNILKILSSKDRTIAGITLPPYGLYFLKAYYDSFPEIDRMYQNRKEFGGVPR, via the coding sequence ATGACAGAAGATCCTAGAAACTATGCCCTATTGATCGAATTCGATGGTGGATGTTTTTTCGGGTACCAAAGCCAAAAACAATCTCCCACTGTTCAGGAAGAAATAGAGAAGGCCCTAAACACCCTTCTCAAAAAACAAACTCGTATCTGGGGAGCCGGAAGAACAGATACAGGTGTCCACGCACGGGGGATGGTCGTAAATTTTAAGACGGATTCCCCTATTCCAAATCTGTCGAAGTTCCTACTTGGAATGAATGCACTTACCGACCGAGGTCTGGCCATTCATGAGATCACAGAAGTTCCTTTAAACTTCAATTCTCAGTTTTCCTGTACTGCACGTGAATATGAATACCTTTTGGTGAACGCAAGGTTTCCGAGACCAGTTTGGAAAAACAGAGCATTCTGGTACCAACATCGGATTGACGTTTCCCGCTTAAGAGAAGAACTGGAACTACTAAAGGGAGAGCACGACTTTAGAAGTCTGGCAAAAGCCACTTCGATGCGGAACCGTAGGAGTACTACTCGGGTCATCTATGATGCGAGCCTTTTAGAAAGTGAAGAAGAGCCCGGACTTCTTCGTTTACGGATCAAGGCAAACGGTTTCCTCCATAATATGGTCCGGATCCTAACCGGAACACTTTTTGAAATAGCGATAGAGAAGCGCAAAGAGACGAATATATTGAAAATACTTTCTTCCAAAGATAGAACCATAGCAGGGATCACCCTCCCCCCTTACGGATTGTATTTTCTAAAAGCGTACTACGATTCTTTTCCTGAGATAGATCGGATGTACCAGAACAGGAAAGAATTCGGCGGGGTCCCTAGATGA
- a CDS encoding LIC11270 family surface protein, with protein MISKANRFLYLSSFLLAFFSDCKVGHWEGNATDYPVISTLFNNRMLLLMKGTYATDSPLEFSDYNSGTGNAYHDPAGDPTFNLSGIPKMTNLPIYIDIGEIRISSKYQDGLNNLSQIRTVAAAKAFWDNIAPNREVYCTQPYTLNANTCRSLNGEFKMVQFLNGEGAEFPSNDPTSGTNSGAPSQYYYTGTYIRSLVTGWGNVPGVDLTKVTFFDNYGVYGFNIVPRLAYAAGTTDKSGYPLVFPLLYSVQPGEADMDFKPGYEPYIFEVRMNLKENLMVHSIKAADGSTAATFISISDWKTKHSGQSDMGGGILTRSRAIYPSGASSLAITGGSGNLTHYFAIFREGETDILTKLPLAATPARNGTVTIKYINPGTHKLYCLSDTNYVDGFPDTIVGTPLTFSVPENGNMSTIPLTYSCP; from the coding sequence ATGATTTCCAAAGCGAATCGGTTTCTATACCTTTCTTCCTTTTTACTGGCATTCTTTTCGGATTGTAAAGTGGGGCATTGGGAAGGAAACGCCACAGACTATCCTGTAATCAGTACTCTTTTCAATAACAGAATGTTACTTCTAATGAAAGGTACTTATGCTACGGATAGCCCTTTAGAATTTTCAGATTATAATAGCGGAACTGGAAATGCATATCATGATCCAGCTGGAGATCCTACATTCAATCTGTCTGGTATTCCTAAAATGACAAATCTTCCAATATATATTGATATAGGCGAGATTCGTATTTCCTCTAAATACCAAGACGGTCTGAACAATCTATCTCAAATCAGAACTGTCGCTGCTGCAAAGGCTTTCTGGGATAATATTGCTCCAAATAGAGAAGTGTATTGTACCCAACCTTATACGTTGAATGCGAATACTTGCCGCTCTCTGAACGGTGAATTCAAAATGGTCCAATTCTTAAATGGAGAAGGAGCCGAATTCCCTTCCAACGATCCTACTTCCGGAACTAACTCTGGAGCCCCAAGCCAATATTATTATACAGGAACGTATATCCGTTCTTTAGTAACTGGTTGGGGAAATGTCCCTGGTGTGGATCTAACAAAAGTAACATTCTTTGATAACTATGGCGTTTATGGATTTAATATAGTTCCAAGACTTGCTTATGCGGCAGGAACTACTGACAAATCAGGTTATCCATTAGTATTCCCTCTTCTCTATTCAGTACAACCTGGAGAAGCGGATATGGATTTTAAACCTGGCTATGAACCTTATATTTTTGAAGTAAGAATGAATCTTAAGGAAAACTTAATGGTTCATTCTATCAAAGCTGCTGACGGCAGTACTGCAGCAACCTTCATCTCTATAAGCGATTGGAAAACAAAACATAGTGGCCAATCCGATATGGGTGGCGGGATTTTAACCAGATCTAGAGCAATTTATCCAAGCGGAGCTTCTTCTTTAGCGATCACAGGCGGCTCCGGAAATTTAACTCATTACTTTGCAATATTCAGAGAGGGTGAAACGGATATTCTGACAAAACTTCCTTTAGCTGCTACTCCCGCAAGAAATGGCACGGTAACAATTAAATATATTAATCCAGGGACTCATAAACTGTATTGTCTTTCGGACACTAACTATGTGGATGGTTTTCCAGATACGATAGTAGGAACTCCGCTCACATTTTCCGTGCCGGAGAACGGAAATATGAGCACAATCCCTTTGACTTACTCTTGTCCTTAA
- a CDS encoding adenosine kinase yields MRHYDVFGIGNALVDILIPTEDSFLQKMGWNKGIMTLVDAEVQGGVLTALDGHKKELRSGGSAANTMIALANSGGTGTYTGKVTEDTYGEFYKQDMEKAGILFEVPPSKEGHTGTCVILTTPDAERTMLTHLGISSTLTKHDLDLDKLKVSSYSYVEGYLWDGPSTKEACLLAMEESKKAGVKVAFTFSDPFCVNRSREDFLKLTKEYCDLVFCNAEEAKALAATESKEDALKFISSICKNVMMTDGSNGAFVSVNGTISHVGGFPAQNLLDTTGAGDCFAAGVLYGLTHGFSPENAARWGNYVASRIVQEIGPRLSVRLMGRQEEILGEARS; encoded by the coding sequence ATGAGACATTACGACGTATTCGGAATAGGGAATGCACTTGTGGATATTCTAATCCCTACCGAAGATTCTTTTTTACAAAAAATGGGCTGGAACAAGGGGATTATGACCCTGGTGGATGCAGAAGTGCAGGGGGGCGTTCTTACCGCTTTAGACGGACATAAAAAAGAATTAAGATCAGGTGGAAGCGCAGCAAATACAATGATCGCGCTCGCAAATTCAGGCGGGACTGGGACTTATACCGGAAAAGTAACCGAAGATACTTACGGAGAATTTTACAAACAGGACATGGAGAAGGCGGGGATCTTATTTGAAGTTCCTCCTTCTAAAGAAGGACATACTGGAACCTGTGTGATTCTAACTACTCCTGACGCTGAGAGAACAATGCTCACTCACCTTGGAATTTCTTCGACTTTGACCAAGCACGATTTGGATTTAGACAAACTTAAGGTTTCTTCTTATAGTTATGTTGAAGGATATCTATGGGACGGACCCTCTACCAAGGAAGCTTGTCTTTTGGCAATGGAAGAGTCCAAAAAAGCCGGAGTAAAGGTAGCATTTACGTTTAGTGATCCATTCTGCGTGAATCGTTCGAGAGAAGATTTTTTAAAACTAACGAAAGAATATTGTGATTTAGTTTTTTGTAATGCAGAAGAAGCTAAGGCACTCGCCGCTACTGAGTCTAAAGAAGATGCGTTAAAATTTATCTCTTCTATTTGTAAAAATGTGATGATGACAGACGGTTCTAATGGAGCATTCGTTTCAGTAAATGGGACAATCAGCCATGTAGGTGGATTTCCTGCTCAAAATTTACTAGATACTACTGGAGCTGGGGATTGTTTTGCTGCTGGTGTGCTTTATGGACTTACCCATGGATTCTCTCCTGAGAATGCAGCAAGATGGGGAAATTACGTTGCATCTAGGATCGTACAAGAGATCGGACCTAGGCTTTCTGTCAGGCTTATGGGAAGACAGGAAGAGATTCTCGGAGAGGCACGGAGCTAA
- a CDS encoding 50S ribosomal protein L11 methyltransferase has product MKYKEIRVSIPKDFAEEFSVYLEEWQVAGYYEILFDREEPRKPGEEIISDNTPIRVYLAEDDIQSEAKIWIYLQTVAPEDSFAESRWIETKEYEEAYKEFYKPFSVGVFWVVPTWEKEDWEKNKKSEQKDSVPVYINPGLAFGTGHHETTRLVLSRLGSIDLKGKKVADIGAGSGILSVAAAKLGTSKIIAVDIDPNAVRSSTFNRDENGISSDILVVEEGGFDHPQVSSETFDLCVANITFAVLKANMEKIAGLHTDHFLFSGVITERKDEFLELLSSQVGGKSVYETSWNGWELIEWSRK; this is encoded by the coding sequence TTGAAATACAAAGAAATTAGAGTTTCCATTCCGAAAGATTTTGCGGAAGAATTTTCTGTGTACCTGGAAGAATGGCAGGTAGCAGGATATTACGAAATCTTATTCGATAGAGAAGAACCCAGAAAACCTGGAGAAGAAATCATCTCTGACAATACTCCTATTAGAGTGTACCTTGCCGAAGATGATATTCAATCTGAAGCTAAAATTTGGATCTATTTACAGACAGTTGCTCCAGAAGATTCTTTTGCAGAATCCAGATGGATCGAAACAAAAGAATACGAAGAAGCTTATAAAGAATTTTATAAACCATTTTCAGTCGGAGTGTTCTGGGTGGTGCCTACCTGGGAAAAAGAAGATTGGGAGAAAAATAAAAAGTCTGAACAAAAAGATTCAGTTCCAGTATATATCAACCCTGGACTTGCTTTTGGGACAGGGCACCATGAAACCACTCGGTTGGTTCTTTCCAGGTTAGGTTCCATAGATCTGAAAGGAAAGAAAGTCGCAGATATTGGCGCAGGTTCGGGGATCTTATCAGTGGCAGCGGCAAAATTAGGTACGTCTAAAATAATAGCTGTCGATATAGATCCGAATGCTGTACGTTCTTCTACATTTAATAGAGACGAAAACGGAATCTCTTCTGATATTCTAGTTGTGGAAGAAGGTGGTTTTGATCACCCGCAAGTTTCTTCCGAAACATTTGATCTATGTGTGGCAAATATCACATTCGCCGTCTTAAAGGCGAATATGGAAAAGATTGCAGGTCTTCATACGGATCATTTTCTATTTAGTGGAGTGATTACCGAAAGAAAAGATGAATTTCTGGAACTTCTATCTTCTCAAGTGGGAGGCAAATCTGTTTATGAGACTTCCTGGAACGGATGGGAACTAATAGAATGGAGCCGCAAGTAG
- a CDS encoding PrsW family glutamic-type intramembrane protease, whose protein sequence is MSIEVILLAVGSIFPWGFYLIYTQPNTGREKRFFFIIFFALVLGWISTELVLRASALIWPETEINAKAAKSILSQTAFLAFVKAGMMEELCKSILIVLLSLTLAYDWKKKEFLPETFLVGGFVALGFAGIENYHYIFTAKEDDRIHTFILRTLKSSNAHLLINLCFALCLIKSNRRQFPEKYWYILAGFLLAVAQHGLFDFFVIPVGRFGHWAATALFVGIWVWIVKDRRVYMKEEKIYKIQKEIPPREEISQSVPEIIR, encoded by the coding sequence ATGAGTATAGAAGTAATTCTTCTGGCGGTAGGAAGTATTTTTCCTTGGGGTTTTTATCTCATCTATACCCAGCCTAACACAGGTAGAGAAAAACGTTTCTTTTTTATAATATTCTTCGCTTTGGTACTCGGTTGGATCTCCACAGAGTTAGTACTGCGAGCAAGTGCCTTGATTTGGCCTGAAACTGAAATCAATGCGAAAGCAGCAAAATCAATTCTATCTCAAACAGCATTTCTCGCATTTGTAAAAGCAGGGATGATGGAAGAATTATGTAAATCCATTCTAATCGTTTTATTGTCCCTTACATTAGCATATGATTGGAAGAAAAAGGAATTTCTTCCCGAAACATTTTTGGTGGGTGGATTTGTTGCATTGGGTTTTGCCGGGATCGAAAATTATCATTATATTTTTACCGCTAAAGAAGATGATAGGATACATACATTCATTTTAAGAACATTAAAATCTTCGAATGCACATTTGTTGATCAATCTTTGTTTTGCACTTTGTCTGATCAAAAGTAATAGAAGACAATTCCCAGAAAAATATTGGTATATTCTTGCTGGGTTTTTACTTGCTGTAGCCCAACATGGACTATTCGACTTTTTTGTGATCCCAGTGGGAAGATTTGGGCATTGGGCAGCGACCGCACTCTTCGTGGGGATCTGGGTTTGGATCGTGAAAGACAGAAGAGTGTATATGAAAGAAGAAAAAATATATAAAATACAGAAAGAGATACCTCCCAGGGAAGAAATTTCCCAATCGGTTCCAGAGATAATCCGTTGA
- a CDS encoding TonB C-terminal domain-containing protein produces the protein MKKEISQKEKLVFWGINFLSWTSPISMIGFGIFFPLGVIFLFPREDRVRRPAFHSVFLQVVLGLFLFSLELIFLIFPKAEEVFSAFVLLNSEDPSAFGFLVLTLMFFLGLALFFLQAKNIREQLKPEDSKPLILNPVLVFLTVFCLILFTHYLTYSDTFRAKMATYAVFSESIWIFFFSGIGLAELLSGKRPFFLFRKPWAWFVRQTKDSFADEEGDLPSSARKRRNAKVRDGILAGWGHIYTGRLWKGFPILFVYLLGLLLFATFFFSWWEPALGIRFLASLGLKPGLSDKKFFEVASSFWVWSAILTILILINVFSGWLLRRSFHSKTPLLGLSPGFENNLGLSVLVHLIVLCLILLMPTTIAFQKESQSRPSDHFTPENHAEFYFIDPNLPDEVKGLNGGVITGTETPNTIQGEKIPEEKSSDEGRVKGEVKRIKGKKLPPTYSNYISAKMRTFESFMDYWRSAPRNYSCVVAYTITPDGEVVDVELVQNSSYPEQDQRTLELIENLSPMMPPPGTKGYIRVTELFWNGPLDAKAMPTPLQQELVNMFDGRYMEEL, from the coding sequence ATGAAAAAGGAAATTTCGCAGAAGGAAAAATTAGTCTTTTGGGGGATCAATTTTCTCTCTTGGACCTCTCCCATTTCTATGATAGGGTTCGGGATCTTTTTTCCTCTGGGAGTAATCTTCCTATTTCCGAGAGAAGATAGGGTCCGTAGACCAGCATTCCATTCCGTTTTTCTGCAAGTGGTCCTTGGACTATTTTTGTTCTCTCTAGAACTTATATTTTTAATTTTCCCAAAAGCAGAAGAAGTCTTTTCAGCATTCGTTCTACTCAATTCTGAAGATCCGAGTGCATTCGGTTTCCTTGTTTTAACTCTGATGTTCTTCTTAGGCCTCGCGTTATTTTTTCTGCAGGCTAAAAATATTCGGGAACAATTAAAACCAGAAGATTCAAAACCCCTTATCTTAAATCCAGTCCTGGTCTTTCTGACAGTATTCTGTTTAATTCTGTTTACTCATTATTTAACTTATTCTGATACCTTTCGGGCAAAAATGGCGACCTATGCGGTCTTCTCCGAAAGTATTTGGATTTTCTTTTTTTCTGGGATCGGACTTGCAGAACTTCTTTCTGGCAAAAGGCCATTCTTCTTATTTCGTAAGCCTTGGGCTTGGTTCGTAAGACAGACGAAAGATTCTTTTGCAGATGAAGAAGGAGATCTGCCTTCTTCTGCCAGAAAGCGTAGGAATGCAAAAGTAAGAGATGGGATCTTAGCGGGTTGGGGCCATATCTATACAGGACGTTTATGGAAAGGATTTCCGATCCTGTTCGTATATCTGCTTGGGTTATTATTATTTGCGACATTCTTCTTTTCTTGGTGGGAGCCTGCTTTGGGTATCCGCTTTTTGGCAAGTTTGGGCTTAAAACCGGGGCTTTCTGACAAAAAGTTTTTCGAAGTGGCGTCTTCCTTTTGGGTCTGGTCCGCGATCTTAACTATATTAATTTTAATTAATGTATTTTCCGGATGGTTATTGCGCAGGTCTTTCCATTCTAAAACTCCACTTTTGGGTTTGAGTCCAGGTTTTGAGAATAATCTAGGATTGAGTGTTCTTGTTCATTTGATAGTGCTTTGTTTGATCTTGCTTATGCCTACCACTATTGCTTTCCAAAAAGAAAGCCAATCTCGTCCTTCGGATCATTTTACTCCTGAGAACCATGCGGAATTTTATTTTATAGATCCAAATCTTCCGGATGAAGTAAAAGGACTGAATGGTGGAGTAATCACTGGAACGGAAACTCCGAATACTATTCAAGGTGAAAAAATCCCTGAAGAAAAATCTTCTGATGAGGGAAGAGTAAAGGGAGAGGTTAAGAGGATTAAGGGTAAAAAACTTCCTCCTACATATTCCAATTATATCTCCGCAAAAATGAGAACCTTTGAGTCTTTTATGGATTATTGGAGAAGTGCTCCTCGAAATTATTCCTGCGTTGTTGCTTATACGATCACTCCGGATGGAGAAGTTGTGGATGTGGAACTTGTGCAAAATTCTTCATACCCGGAACAAGATCAAAGAACATTGGAACTGATTGAGAATCTATCTCCTATGATGCCTCCTCCTGGAACCAAAGGTTATATCAGAGTCACTGAACTTTTCTGGAATGGGCCGTTAGATGCTAAGGCAATGCCAACACCTTTACAACAGGAATTGGTGAACATGTTTGATGGCCGTTATATGGAGGAATTATGA
- a CDS encoding glycine--tRNA ligase codes for MEKKETLDSSLKDIVSVCKRRGFVYPGSEIYGGLSNTFDYGPYGAELLHNLKRLWWKHFVHLREDVVGLDSSILLNPKVWEASGHVSNFNDPLIDCKNCKTRIRADKFLEDQKGEGAATGLTLEKMNEVIKAGNFACPNCGNKGTFTEARDFNLMFKTSHGASAEDSQDIYLRPETAQGIFINFKNVISTTRNKIPFGIAQIGKSFRNEIMARQFVFRTREFEQMEMEFFCEPGTQKEWFTHWVDYCLKFLTDHVGLRKENLKIREHEKEELSFYSEATSDIEYKYGFGWGELWGIASRTDYDLSQHEKFSGEDLKYQDQAANKKYVPYVVEPALGLNRLFLAVVSDAYAEEKLPDGETRTVLRFAPQVAPVKIGIFPLMKKDGLPELAKSIYANLSSLGNLEYDEGGAIGKRYRRQDEIGTPYCITVDYDSLTDKSVTVRERDSMSQERIAIDSLKSYFANKIL; via the coding sequence ATGGAGAAAAAAGAAACCCTAGATTCCTCTCTCAAGGATATTGTATCCGTTTGCAAAAGAAGAGGATTTGTTTATCCCGGTTCCGAAATTTACGGAGGACTTTCCAATACTTTCGATTATGGCCCTTACGGAGCCGAACTTCTTCATAACTTAAAAAGACTCTGGTGGAAACATTTTGTCCACTTGAGAGAAGATGTTGTCGGATTAGATTCTTCTATCCTTCTTAACCCAAAAGTATGGGAAGCATCCGGACATGTTTCTAATTTTAATGATCCACTTATAGATTGTAAAAATTGTAAGACTCGCATCAGAGCCGACAAATTTTTGGAAGACCAAAAAGGAGAAGGAGCGGCCACAGGATTGACCCTGGAGAAAATGAACGAGGTCATTAAGGCAGGAAACTTTGCCTGTCCGAATTGCGGCAATAAAGGAACATTCACAGAAGCAAGAGACTTCAACCTAATGTTCAAAACTTCTCATGGAGCTTCTGCAGAAGATTCCCAGGATATTTATCTCCGTCCTGAAACTGCCCAAGGTATTTTTATCAATTTTAAGAACGTTATCTCTACGACCAGAAACAAGATCCCATTTGGTATAGCTCAGATCGGTAAATCCTTCCGTAACGAGATTATGGCAAGACAGTTCGTTTTCCGCACCAGAGAATTCGAACAGATGGAGATGGAATTCTTCTGCGAACCAGGAACCCAGAAAGAATGGTTCACTCATTGGGTAGATTATTGCCTTAAGTTCCTAACAGATCATGTAGGTTTAAGAAAAGAAAACCTGAAAATCAGAGAACATGAGAAAGAAGAACTTTCCTTTTATAGCGAAGCTACTTCGGATATCGAATATAAATATGGATTCGGATGGGGAGAACTTTGGGGTATTGCTTCCAGAACAGATTACGATCTTTCTCAACATGAAAAATTCTCCGGAGAAGATCTGAAATACCAAGACCAGGCTGCAAATAAAAAGTACGTTCCGTATGTAGTTGAACCTGCACTTGGCTTAAACAGATTATTCTTAGCTGTCGTTTCAGACGCTTACGCGGAAGAAAAACTTCCAGATGGAGAAACAAGAACAGTTCTTCGTTTTGCTCCTCAAGTAGCTCCTGTTAAGATCGGGATTTTTCCTCTTATGAAAAAAGACGGACTTCCTGAACTTGCAAAATCGATTTATGCAAATCTATCTTCTTTAGGGAATTTAGAATATGATGAAGGTGGCGCTATCGGAAAAAGATACCGCAGGCAAGACGAGATAGGAACTCCTTATTGTATTACTGTAGATTATGATTCTTTAACAGACAAATCGGTTACCGTAAGAGAGAGAGATAGTATGTCCCAAGAAAGGATCGCGATCGATTCGTTGAAGTCTTACTTTGCGAATAAAATACTTTAA
- a CDS encoding GNAT family N-acetyltransferase, with amino-acid sequence MSQKLLEIRPVLPQNREAAIELVNQFFRMVNKLPLDGIFKIRPRAAAKMVDIYLKLRATDKVLFIGGFIEEELVSLLIARVEEKPYLIEEKNLFIDLAVTKQGKRKSGYMKPLVDETFRYAKEKGILAVELRAISENEGAVQFWKKMGFDPFYVRFRKSV; translated from the coding sequence ATGTCCCAGAAACTTTTGGAGATAAGACCCGTCCTCCCCCAAAATAGGGAGGCTGCCATTGAATTGGTAAATCAATTTTTTAGAATGGTCAATAAACTTCCCTTAGATGGAATTTTCAAGATCCGTCCGAGAGCTGCTGCTAAAATGGTGGACATCTACTTAAAACTCAGAGCCACAGACAAAGTATTATTTATAGGCGGCTTCATAGAAGAAGAACTTGTTTCACTTCTAATCGCAAGAGTGGAAGAAAAACCATATCTAATCGAAGAGAAAAATTTATTTATAGATTTGGCAGTCACTAAGCAAGGAAAAAGAAAATCCGGCTATATGAAACCTCTCGTTGACGAAACCTTCCGTTACGCAAAAGAAAAAGGAATCTTAGCAGTTGAATTAAGGGCAATTTCCGAGAATGAGGGAGCAGTACAGTTCTGGAAGAAGATGGGATTCGATCCGTTCTACGTGAGATTCAGAAAATCTGTGTAG